The DNA region CTCATGGCCACTCTTGGTCCATTGCCCACCACACAATGGCCCACCCGTTCTCGTACACATCTAGGAGTAGGTGCTCCGATGTGAGGCACAAGGTGAGAAAGTGAACTCGTTGCTGTCGTGTGTCCACTGCCGCCCATCGGCAAAATCTAGAGGTCTTCGACCTGCAGGACACAAGGCAAAACGAAGGCGCTGGTGCGGCTTATGAACCCACAAAGCGTGCGAAGCACTTATGCGGAGCATTATAACTATTGACTTacacaaaaataattttataacactAACAAACGAACCTACGTACATAAACAAACATAAAAACTGTATGCACCTTAGACCATCTTAAGCTGGATCAGCAAACTCACGCCCACATTACTGTATTGTACTTTTTAACAATCGACCAGCTCACGAACACTCCGACGGAATTAGAATCGTGCACAACAGTGATACGGCAGTCGAGCTTCGACAGTCGAACGGCAGCAAATTTACGAACTAAAAAAGCAACCCATATCACTGTTTACATAGGGTGATGGTGGACGGAAGAAATGAGGAAAGTAATAAAagttagaaaataaaatagctaataaggatgaaaaaaatagaggctGTTATTATAATGTTAGATAATACTATAATAATAGTAAATCAACCAGACTAGAACAGTAAATCCATCCTGGGATGGAAGAGATCTGGAGAACAAACGCACCCTAAGCTCTCTTCCGGTGACATCCACCCAGAACCCTAATTTTCCAGCCACCCAAGCGTGATATTTAGCCTTACCCATCAAAAAAAAAGGTGACACAACCAAAAAGATTTCTCGGGTCAACTGGCAATTGAAATGCATCATTCATTCTTGAGCGGTCgacaaaaatcacaaccatgCAGAGGCACGAAAATAAACAGCATAACCATATTGCCCGGTACGCAGAGTAACATTCGCCGTTAATGATgataaacaaacaaacaagacaaAATAGCTTTAATGTTGGCATAATATTACGACAATGGTTCATCCATTTGACAACAAATTTAGGCAAACTTCCACATGTTTAGTTGCCAACACAGCATAGGTTCACCAAAATATGGCATTTTGAGCTCAAGACAAGAAATGCATGAACATCCCTATCTCAACAAAACCTGCATTTGACAacacaaaaacaaaacaaaaaaattagcgAAGATGAAACAGGAAGTGTCATAACTCATAAAGTAGTGGTAACGGCCACAAGTTAAAAAACGCATTCTGTTAAAAATCATGCCTAGTAGCAGATGGCTTACAAATTTAGAGCATAATAGGGCAAATTTATTAAAGATAATCATATCAGCCGCAATGGTAGTTACACGTTGATTAATCCTTACAGATGCCACTGTAGTTACAACTAGTCTACTGCATAAAAAGGTAAACAGCAACATTCTCTAAACATCAGTACTTATCGAAATATGTTTAAGAAAATCTGCTGATTTTAAATGAACAAAGCCAAGTAACAAGTCTAAAGAGTTAAAAATAGGAACCATAATATCCTATGCACAGGGTGTCAACACGATAAGAACTGGTGGCAAATATCATTGTAGAGCTCCAATGTACCAAAAATGCCATGATAAAATTGGCTATATAAACGACATAAGACCAAacaatttgataaaaaaaatacaactggGAAAAAACAAGTTGGGGCTGCCAGTAATAACTATTTGAGATTAAAAAATGTATATTTCAAATAAACTACTCAGGAGCCTTAGACGACCAAAAAACAGTGAACCATTCCAAATCGGCAAAATGGAGAGTTTTAATGCAATGTTTTCCTAGCAAAAGGTGCTCAGGCACAAACTTAGCAGGCTAAATTTCCATAATAACAGCACACGTCCTAACAATCATAATTCTTAATGAGCTGCTTTCTCAGCGAAGAAATTATAAGCTCAAAGAATCCAAATAATATGTGCCATTATCAACATGAGCATATTAAACCACAAAAGTGAAATGGCCATATTACACAAGTAAATATCCATACTGTTTGCTGCTACACACAATAAATTCACATGATCTTATTCTGCCACACTACAAGTGAAACGACGCACAAGACAAACAAGATGTTTGTCCGACGGTCCTAGGATCCAGGAGCTAATTCTTCGtcaatcaataaataaataggAGAAGCCATCGACCGATGCTAACCTTAGATGCTGCTCGGGTACATGAACACTCTGACTTTGTGACCCTGTACCCATCACAGAACACTAACATTAGCACAAATCATGAACCAAGAAGCACCACATCAACAATGGTAATAGACCACTAATATTAGACGTAGAAGACGAAGAAGCAGGAGTGAGTGAGCCACTGACCATGGAGGCCGGCGGGAGGTTGGACTTGAACTTGGCGCGGACGACGCCGGAGTTGCCGTGAGGGCGGGTGACCTTGCCCCAGATGCACCGGTAGTGGGTGCCGctgctcttggtcttggccTTGTAGATGTACGCCATGCGCTTCCCGCTGTACCACGCGACGTCCTCCTTCGTGTTAACCCCCTCGATCTGCACCAGCGAAGTGTTCTCGTACTGGTTCGACTTCGATCTGcatcaccaccaccgccaccgccacgcaTTAGCGCCATCGCACCAAGAAATGACCAGATCCTGGTACTGCAGACGAAGAAGTCGCGGCGAGACGCTCACCTCTTGTATCCAAGGATAGTGCCCCGGACGTAGAGCCTGACTCGTTGCCCCGTGCGTCCCTtcaccatggccgccgcctGCTTCCTTCCTGCGTTCCGCCGCCGGAGACGAGAGCTCGTGGAGTCGGGGATGACGATGGGGCGGCAGGCGCTGGAGGTGGCTTATATGTAGCGAAGGGCGGGGAGACGGACTGCTGAGATCGGCTGGTGAGTCTGAAGGAACGGTCCAGATGTTCCGAAGGGTGGGTCTGAGGAAGCTAGGGTTTAAGGTCGCGAGTTTGAATGGGCCCGGCTGGTGAATAGGCTTGACTGTTGTAGGTGGGCTATACTGGGCCGGTTCGGCAACATAACggaattttttatgtttttaaaataaaaattgaaaatatatgcgtacattttgaaaaatatatttgtaattttttgatttaaaatataaaaataaaaaagctcaaCATAACAGCCCGATTGCAATTAGAACGTCTAATCTCGTGGTCTCGCTCACACACAGGAAAGCGTAGCTTCTTCCATCCTTGAGGAAATTGACAATTTGCCACCTTAATTTTTTACCTTTAACTATTTGTCACTAAAAACATCGACCACTTTGATTCCATGCTATTTTGGCCAATTTGAATGGTTATTATTTTCCTTTACCCATCAGGACCATGTCAAATGGCTGTTCTACCCCTCTGATCAAAAGGAAACACCTGACCAGGGTTCGAAAATGCGATGATATGGGATCGAAATTCACGAAATCCGACCTATGTGAGCCGCATCGCGTTCATAAACCGGCCgaattttaaaatttgaattcaaaaaattcaaaaaaatataaaaatcacaaaaaactttaaaaatactagagacaattctaagatcttctgtgaaattttctttcaaaaataatatcatttgcaccatattttatttgaagtaagtttgaaaaagaagaaaaatactaaaataggCCGTATGAACAGGATGATTTGGCTCATCacattaagaaaaagtttaacatgcaaacacatatgtAGAGTATATCTTaaaaggatctttaaaatttgtttcactttatttagagttttattaatttctccatgatttttacaaagttcacacacataaaatgagcatgttaagaaacaacactataATTAGCTTTTatatgtctaccattatttttcctacataaagcatagtatatgtaaactaataaaagtagtttcactaattttagaggtgtgatagGTTAGTTacgaattaatctagttgtaacatgtttacacaatcctgcatgttgcgataactatttcatgagttcatgtatttttaaaatgaataggatcatgtaagaagactaacaaaattggtttcataatttttggattagcaaagaattaactatacatttaattatatttataaaatatattttctcatagaaagtattcaactttttcatgagtataaatattattatcatgtagatcatgtt from Phragmites australis chromosome 8, lpPhrAust1.1, whole genome shotgun sequence includes:
- the LOC133926401 gene encoding large ribosomal subunit protein eL33w, which produces MVKGRTGQRVRLYVRGTILGYKRSKSNQYENTSLVQIEGVNTKEDVAWYSGKRMAYIYKAKTKSSGTHYRCIWGKVTRPHGNSGVVRAKFKSNLPPASMGHKVRVFMYPSSI